Proteins encoded in a region of the Sugiyamaella lignohabitans strain CBS 10342 chromosome B, complete sequence genome:
- the UFD4 gene encoding putative ubiquitin-protein ligase UFD4 (Ubiquitin-protein ligase (E3); interacts with Rpt4p and Rpt6p, two subunits of the 19S particle of the 26S proteasome; cytoplasmic E3 involved in the degradation of ubiquitin fusion proteins; relative distribution to the nucleus increases upon DNA replication stress; GO_component: GO:0005737 - cytoplasm [Evidence IPI] [PMID 10688918]; GO_component: GO:0005737 - cytoplasm [Evidence IDA] [PMID 22842922]; GO_component: GO:0005739 - mitochondrion [Evidence IDA] [PMID 14576278]; GO_component: GO:0005739 - mitochondrion [Evidence IDA] [PMID 16823961]; GO_component: GO:0005634 - nucleus [Evidence IDA] [PMID 22842922]; GO_function: GO:0016874 - ligase activity [Evidence IEA]; GO_function: GO:0004842 - ubiquitin-protein transferase activity [Evidence IBA,IEA]; GO_function: GO:0004842 - ubiquitin-protein transferase activity [Evidence TAS] [PMID 8982460]; GO_process: GO:0010994 - free ubiquitin chain polymerization [Evidence IMP] [PMID 22497224]; GO_process: GO:0006513 - protein monoubiquitination [Evidence TAS] [PMID 8982460]; GO_process: GO:0000209 - protein polyubiquitination [Evidence TAS] [PMID 8982460]; GO_process: GO:0042787 - protein ubiquitination involved in ubiquitin-dependent protein catabolic process [Evidence IBA]), which translates to MPILENVLSNPDSVVSEKACLCVCEIVESFRYQSKELKELVSADLLGKILALLNPSVSSSQGTRFKLLKVIGILARNLTSLTAVMIHEKIGDTIYQILTHHTPMFDGSDSLKKDNTSIIQSLIHSSRDLMITSLSIVSEMLPQPQPREGCKFSGPYRLLYRSEDRTRESIERQDKLLSEECLPDVIHFCRTMTSLLLDVYSSSIDINVRRVDLQCLLKIVSILDPSSLRLVLEKQELASLLCSIFSQPEFPSLIVGALEIGIVLLEKLPEVYRSSFYRLGIMSEVATILEQEHGGEGLVLAEDEKDTDSKTDKMDQDSEDDDPQNDSIHADSYDHADRDNDEHDDDDKNESEGGDEDGDEEEEEDEEDDSEIHNANYGEFRAVRLGDFFAPGSSQSLGFESDLSELMIYNARYLQNAYDAGAVDSAGYEDEAAQLLSQLKQITTGLESSQNLDAALESLYEIIPGISSFEMIHSGVLKALLESLVSGSEEDVLLARSKFIKIFMTGKDTSRFEILLDHLHEVLGRSEHFEIITSGIGDGSKATPASSLARQVRIKLVAENGIEIPKKLRNLVLSIQAIATFKVVDDFFRSKLALNMLLSGRTIEQESSTLEEDEDEDLQDVDPDEKQEQSNDKEDREHSSPFHRWQSKLAASRDEWHLEFSLDGESIPMDGTIVGAIYKSLEAKPKSQALSGQSAVRSGLSQSSQYRNKSFPNNIWTDTFTINFSKVPGPAPKTEPKDEVEAEELNPFSQLPTSFGNSETTAIAIRLLSIFFMLNSNGEDILQDSLALSYTSQGIPPLHFTKISDSKFLNSKLTAKLNRQLEEPLVIASAIIPPWMVDSTRLYPFLFPFDTRYTFLQSTSFGYSRSMNRWQSANRNGEDGNDSRNDRLPMGRLVRQKVRVSRNHILHSAIKVMNLCGSSPNILEVEFFDEVGTGLGPTLEFYSSVSKEFSLKKNKMWREGDSHKDSDYVFGNQGLFPAPLSKHQLENTNSRKVLQLFKTLGTFIARALLDSRIIDINLNPIFFALSRSNSGLKPSISMVSAVDKQLGNSLLMIERAARKQRQEKDTVSTEQEAEESIQVLIEDLALDFTLPGYPDINLIEDGSHIPVTIDNVNEYLDLVVDMTIGSGISKQIEQFQTGFSEVFPYSALNAFSPQELAVLCGQGEEDWSYETLYESIKADHGYTKGSKIIRELLEVMTSFNPQERRAFLQFMTGSPNLPIGGFRALNPVFTVVWKQNEEPFSRDDYLPSVMTCANYLKLPNYSSKEVLEERLKTAMYEGSGAFLLS; encoded by the coding sequence ATGCCAATATTAGAAAACGTCCTGTCTAATCCTGATTCAGTGGTGTCGGAGAAGGCCTGTCTTTGTGTGTGTGAGATTGTCGAAAGTTTCAGATATCAGAGCAAGGAACTGAAAGAGCTTGTCAGTGCCGATTTGCTAGGTAAAATCCTGGCTCTGCTCAATCCTTCAGTTTCCAGTTCACAAGGAACTAGATTTAAACTTCTGAAAGTAATTGGTATTCTGGCAAGAAACTTGACTAGTCTGACTGCTGTTATGATTCATGAAAAGATTGGCGATACCATTTATCAAATCTTGACGCATCATACGCCTATGTTTGATGGTTCGGACTCGCTTAAAAAAGATAATACGTCTATTATTCAATCTTTGATCCATTCCAGTAGAGATCTTATGATTACCTCTCTGTCTATTGTATCAGAAATGTTACCTCAACCACAGCCAAGAGAAGGATGCAAGTTTTCAGGTCCATACCGTCTGCTGTATCGGTCGGAGGATAGGACAAGAGAGTCCATAGAACGTCAAGATAAGCTTCTCAGTGAGGAATGCTTGCCAGATGTAATTCACTTTTGCCGTACAATGACCTCTCTGTTGCTTGACGTCTATTCATCATCCATTGACATCAATGTTCGACGAGTTGATCTACAGTGCCTTCTGAAGATAGTATCAATCTTAGACCCTTCTTCATTGCGTCTTGTCTTGGAAAAGCAAGAGCttgcttctcttctctGTTCTATATTCTCTCAGCCCGAGTTCCCATCGCTGATAGTTGGTGCATTGGAAATTGGAATTGTTTTATTGGAAAAACTGCCAGAAGTGTATCGATCAAGTTTCTATAGACTTGGTATTATGTCAGAAGTGGCTACAATTTTGGAACAAGAACATGGAGGTGAGGGTTTAGTgcttgctgaagatgagaaaGACACCGATTCCAAGACTGACAAAATGGATCAAgatagtgaagatgatgaccCACAAAACGATAGTATTCATGCAGATAGCTATGATCATGCTGATCGGGACAATGATGAGcatgatgacgatgataaGAACGAGAGTGAAGGTGGTGATGAGGATggtgatgaggaagaagaggaagatgaagaagatgacaGCGAGATTCATAATGCGAATTATGGAGAATTCAGAGCGGTTCGTTTGGGTGACTTTTTTGCACCTGGCTCCAGTCAATCACTTGGATTCGAGTCGGATTTATCAGAGCTAATGATTTATAACGCCAGATACCTTCAAAATGCGTATGATGCAGGAGCAGTTGATTCGGCTGGATATGAGGATGAGGCAGCCCAGCTTTTATCACAGTTGAAGCAAATCACGACTGGGTTGGAATCTAGTCAGAATCTTGACGCTGCCCTAGAGTCATTATACGAAATAATTCCCGGTATCTCCAGTTTCGAAATGATTCATTCTGGCGTTCTGAAAGCACTACTTGAATCTCTTGTTTCGGGTtcggaagaagatgttCTTTTGGCCAGATCAAAGTTTATCAAGATATTTATGACAGGAAAGGATACCAGTCGTTTTGAAATTCTGTTAGATCACCTACATGAAGTTCTAGGTCGGTCTGAGcattttgaaattatcaCTAGTGGTATTGGTGATGGCTCTAAAGCGACACCTGCTAGCTCTCTTGCTCGTCAGGTGCGGATCAAGCTTGTGGCTGAAAATGGGATTGAAATTCCGAAGAAGCTTAGAAACCTTGTTTTATCCATACAGGCAATTGCTACTTTCAAGGTTGTAGATGATTTTTTTCGATCTAAACTGGCATTGAACATGCTCTTATCTGGCAGAACTATCGAACAGGAGTCGTCTACCttggaagaagacgaggacgaggacTTACAGGATGTCGATCCCGATGAAAAACAAGAGCAGAGCAACGATAAGGAAGACCGAGAGCATAGCTCGCCATTTCATAGATGGCAATCGAAACTCGCGGCGTCTAGGGATGAATGGCATCTCGAGTTTTCTTTGGACGGAGAAAGTATTCCTATGGATGGCACTATAGTAGGTGCTATTTACAAAAGCCTAGAAGCTAAGCCAAAATCTCAGGCTTTATCAGGCCAGTCTGCTGTAAGATCAGGATTGTCTCAATCATCACAATACAGAAACAAGTCGTTCCCGAATAATATTTGGACAGACACCTTCACAATTAATTTCAGTAAAGTGCCGGGTCCTGCTCCTAAGACTGAACCAAAAGATGAGGTAGAGGCCGAGGAACTGAATCCCTTTAGTCAACTTCCTACTTCATTTGGTAATAGCGAGACAACTGCCATTGCAATTCGACTTCTAAGCATCTTTTTTATGTTGAATTCTAACGGTGAGGATATATTACAAGACTCATTGGCTTTATCTTACACGTCGCAGGGAATTCCCCCACTTCATTTTACCAAGATTAGCGACTCCAAATTTTTGAACTCTAAGTTAACTGCAAAGTTGAATCGTCAGCTTGAAGAACCTCTGGTTATAGCTAGTGCTATAATTCCTCCGTGGATGGTTGATTCCACTAGGTTGTACCCATTCTTATTTCCATTTGATACCCGCTACACGTTCTTGCAATCGACTTCATTTGGGTACTCTCGGTCCATGAACAGGTGGCAGTCAGCAAATCGTAACGGCGAAGATGGTAATGATTCACGAAATGATAGACTGCCAATGGGAAGATTGGTGCGCCAGAAAGTTCGTGTTTCGAGAAATCATATTTTGCATAGCGCAATCAAAGTTATGAATTTGTGCGGTTCATCGCCCAATATCTTAGAGGTGGAGTTTTTTGATGAAGTAGGAACAGGCTTAGGACCTACTTTAGAGTTCTACAGCTCGGTATCTAAAGAATTTTCActcaagaaaaacaaaatgtGGCGTGAGGGCGACAGTCACAAGGACAGTGATTATGTGTTCGGTAACCAAGGACTGTTTCCAGCACCTCTAAGTAAGCACCAGCTAGAGAACACAAATAGCCGCAAAGTACTGCAACTTTTTAAGACTCTAGGAACGTTTATTGCACGAGCACTATTGGATTCGAGAATAATTGATATTAATCTGAACCCAATATTCTTTGCATTATCACGAAGCAATTCAGGTTTGAAGCCTAGTATAAGCATGGTTTCAGCAGTAGACAAGCAGCTCGGTAATtcgttgttgatgattgaGAGAGCTGCTCGGAAACAGCGCCAAGAAAAGGATACCGTCAGTACAGAGCAGGAAGCAGAAGAGTCTATACAAGTGTTGATTGAAGACCTGGCTTTGGATTTCACACTTCCTGGCTATCCAGACATCAATCTAATAGAAGATGGATCACATATTCCCGTTACGATTGATAATGTCAATGAGTATCTTGATCTTGTGGTGGATATGACTATTGGATCGGGTATTTCTAAACAAATCGAGCAATTCCAAACCGGATTCTCTGAAGTTTTTCCATATTCAGCCCTCAACGCTTTTTCACCACAGGAGCTTGCTGTTCTATGTGGACAGGGTGAAGAGGACTGGTCTTACGAAACCCTTTATGAAAGTATCAAAGCTGACCATGGATATACGAAGGGCAGCAAGATCATTAGAGAACTATTAGAAGTAATGACATCATTTAACCCACAGGAGCGCAGGGCATTTTTACAATTTATGACTGGTAGCCCCAATTTGCCCATTGGAGGATTTAGAGCGTTAAACCCTGTCTTCACAGTCGTTTGGAAACAAAACGAGGAACCATTCAGCAGGGACGACTATCTTCCAAGTGTTATGACATGCGCCAATTACCTAAAACTTCCTAACTACAGCTCTAAGGAGGTACTTGAGGAGCGCCTCAAAACGGCAATGTACGAAGGTTCCGGAgcatttttattatcataA
- the UFD4 gene encoding putative ubiquitin-protein ligase UFD4 (Ubiquitin-protein ligase (E3); interacts with Rpt4p and Rpt6p, two subunits of the 19S particle of the 26S proteasome; cytoplasmic E3 involved in the degradation of ubiquitin fusion proteins; relative distribution to the nucleus increases upon DNA replication stress; GO_component: GO:0005737 - cytoplasm [Evidence IPI] [PMID 10688918]; GO_component: GO:0005737 - cytoplasm [Evidence IDA] [PMID 22842922]; GO_component: GO:0005739 - mitochondrion [Evidence IDA] [PMID 14576278]; GO_component: GO:0005739 - mitochondrion [Evidence IDA] [PMID 16823961]; GO_component: GO:0005634 - nucleus [Evidence IDA] [PMID 22842922]; GO_function: GO:0016874 - ligase activity [Evidence IEA]; GO_function: GO:0004842 - ubiquitin-protein transferase activity [Evidence IBA,IEA]; GO_function: GO:0004842 - ubiquitin-protein transferase activity [Evidence TAS] [PMID 8982460]; GO_process: GO:0010994 - free ubiquitin chain polymerization [Evidence IMP] [PMID 22497224]; GO_process: GO:0006513 - protein monoubiquitination [Evidence TAS] [PMID 8982460]; GO_process: GO:0000209 - protein polyubiquitination [Evidence TAS] [PMID 8982460]; GO_process: GO:0042787 - protein ubiquitination involved in ubiquitin-dependent protein catabolic process [Evidence IBA]) yields the protein MPRKPDYGESKDRESSKQVNITASSRRHGSRGSSTPGSSSDQAGAAISKLNEFFNQNSSSKQDEDGDEFMVSDSRMVIDNDDGDDSDEQDQVDLSRPSGHRYRRRQSRVEGSGSVAGFRGDDDVGVFLHEEDEDHSNIQAYADEGDDDVDDDDDDIEYEHHHYHHDEDDDDDDDNDDDDDDDDDDDDDEDNDDDNEHPHQDEEDDNEDDDDEISRRSRRHLLDYLSEGLMMSGFSTRVRPILNAIKDHGDPSAVLMGLQELADNLLISTEDSLIGYFPTDECVRELVRILNEPIYEDSPEIVLLACRDIANLIEVLPSSVSSIVQTDCIQVLCQKLLEIQYIDVAEQALAVSDN from the coding sequence ATGCCGAGAAAACCAGATTATGGTGAGAGCAAAGACCGTGAGTCTTCTAAACAAGTGAATATAACCGCATCTTCGAGGAGGCATGGTAGTAGGGGTTCGTCTACTCCCGGATCAAGTAGTGACCAAGCTGGTGCTGCAATTTCGAAGCTGAATGAGTTTTTCAATCAGAACAGTAGTAGTAAACAGGACGAGGATGGAGATGAGTTCATGGTCAGCGACAGTAGAATGGTTATTGACAACGATGATGGCGATGACTCGGATGAACAAGATCAGGTTGACCTTAGTCGTCCATCTGGTCATCGTTATCGCCGTCGACAAAGTCGAGTAGAAGGAAGTGGTAGTGTCGCTGGTTTTCGgggtgatgatgatgttggAGTATTTTTGCATGAGGAGGATGAAGACCATAGCAATATTCAAGCATATGCGGATGAAGGCGATGATGACgttgacgacgacgacgatgatatAGAGTACGagcatcatcattatcatcatgacgaggatgacgatgacgatgatgataacgatgatgacgacgatgatgacgacgacgacgacgatgatgaagacaaCGACGACGATAATGAACATCCTCACCaggatgaggaggatgacaatgaagacgatgacgatgagatATCACGGCGTAGTCGCCGACACCTCTTGGACTATCTATCTGAGGGACTTATGATGTCGGGATTCAGCACACGAGTACGCCCTATTTTGAATGCAATCAAAGATCATGGAGACCCCAGTGCAGTTCTTATGGGTTTGCAAGAGTTAGCAGATAATCTACTAATATCCACGGAAGACTCTTTGATTGGCTATTTTCCCACTGATGAATGTGTTCGTGAGCTTGTCCGTATTCTGAACGAGCCTATATATGAGGACAGTCCCGAAATCGTGCTGTTAGCTTGTCGTGATATTGCAAACCTTATTGAGGTCTTACCGTCGTCAGTGTCCTCCATTGTTCAAACCGACTGCATTCAAGTTTTATGTCAAAAGCTACTCGAAATTCAGTACATTGATGTTGCTGAACAAGCCCTAGCAGTAAGTGATAATTGA
- the TEA1 gene encoding Tea1p (Ty1 enhancer activator involved in Ty enhancer-mediated transcription; required for full levels of Ty enhancer-mediated transcription; C6 zinc cluster DNA-binding protein; GO_component: GO:0051285 - cell cortex of cell tip [Evidence IDA] [PMID 23673619]; GO_component: GO:0005634 - nucleus [Evidence IEA,IEA,IEA]; GO_component: GO:0005634 - nucleus [Evidence IGI,IPI] [PMID 8524314]; GO_function: GO:0003677 - DNA binding [Evidence IEA,IEA]; GO_function: GO:0003677 - DNA binding [Evidence IDA] [PMID 8524314]; GO_function: GO:0046872 - metal ion binding [Evidence IEA]; GO_function: GO:0043565 - sequence-specific DNA binding [Evidence IDA] [PMID 19111667]; GO_function: GO:0043565 - sequence-specific DNA binding [Evidence IDA] [PMID 19158363]; GO_function: GO:0000981 - sequence-specific DNA binding RNA polymerase II transcription factor activity [Evidence IEA]; GO_function: GO:0008270 - zinc ion binding [Evidence IEA]; GO_process: GO:0006357 - regulation of transcription from RNA polymerase II promoter [Evidence IEA]; GO_process: GO:0006355 - regulation of transcription, DNA-templated [Evidence IEA,IEA]; GO_process: GO:0006366 - transcription from RNA polymerase II promoter [Evidence IEA]; GO_process: GO:0006351 - transcription, DNA-templated [Evidence IEA,IEA]; GO_process: GO:0006351 - transcription, DNA-templated [Evidence IGI,IPI] [PMID 8524314]), protein MSKRLSRACASCRRKKIRCDGVYPKCKACNKSGIECIYATPPLQSYVPRKDAPEVIKLLINGSNSTTAIGHVPVYESQEMSEYKQAARTKFEARSRTHLQRLHELLSVRKDGKLLRELIQNAVDLVYPCYMLPHFPSLTDGLINGPSQLYNDALFKVSCYLGFRFLRPETLETNLKYLKDFREDIQTQLAMSITQEATLATANAFLLQSIHDMVYGKTSLAWTYSGIAFRMVVDLGVHHPAENLKRLAYYPEEYEMRQRLWWSSYLWDKLISLYMGRMPTFPSVHPDMPLEFCKFF, encoded by the coding sequence ATGTCGAAACGACTCAGTAGAGCTTGTGCAAGTTGCCGGCGTAAAAAGATCCGCTGTGATGGAGTATACCCCAAATGTAAAGCATGCAATAAGTCAGGGATCGAATGTATATATGCGACACCACCACTTCAAAGTTATGTACCTCGAAAAGATGCTCCAGAAGTAATAAAATTACTGATCAATGGCAGTAATTCCACAACCGCCATTGGCCATGTGCCAGTATACGAGTCTCAAGAGATGTCAGAGTATAAACAAGCAGCCAGAACCAAGTTCGAAGCACGGTCAAGGACGCATCTGCAAAGGTTACACGAGCTATTATCAGTACGTAAAGATGGGAAGCTTCTTCGTGAGCTCATTCAGAATGCTGTGGATCTGGTTTATCCATGCTACATGCTTCCACATTTTCCCAGTCTGACTGATGGCCTGATCAATGGACCATCACAATTATATAATGATGCGCTATTCAAAGTATCATGTTATTTAGGATTCAGATTCTTGCGTCCTGAGACACTGGAGACAAATCTTAAATACCTTAAGGACTTCCGAGAAGATATCCAAACACAACTGGCTATGTCTATTACGCAAGAAGCAACTCTTGCAACTGCTAATGCATTCCTTCTACAGTCGATCCACGACATGGTATATGGCAAGACATCACTAGCATGGACTTATAGTGGTATCGCTTTTAGGATGGTGGTTGATTTAGGAGTGCATCATCCAGCAGAGAACCTCAAGCGTTTGGCTTACTACCCAGAAGAATACGAAATGCGTCAACGTCTCTGGTGGAGCAGTTATTTGTGGGATAAGCTCATATCTCTATATATGGGTCGAATGCCAACATTTCCTTCAGTTCATCCAGATATGCCTCTGGAATTCTGTAAGTTCTTTTAG
- the MCH5 gene encoding Mch5p (Plasma membrane riboflavin transporter; facilitates the uptake of vitamin B2; required for FAD-dependent processes; sequence similarity to mammalian monocarboxylate permeases, however mutants are not deficient in monocarboxylate transport; GO_component: GO:0016021 - integral component of membrane [Evidence IEA,IEA]; GO_component: GO:0016021 - integral component of membrane [Evidence ISM] [PMID 12192589]; GO_component: GO:0016020 - membrane [Evidence IEA]; GO_component: GO:0005886 - plasma membrane [Evidence IEA,IEA]; GO_component: GO:0005886 - plasma membrane [Evidence IDA] [PMID 16204239]; GO_function: GO:0008028 - monocarboxylic acid transmembrane transporter activity [Evidence IGI,IMP] [PMID 11536335]; GO_function: GO:0032217 - riboflavin transporter activity [Evidence IGI] [PMID 16204239]; GO_process: GO:0032218 - riboflavin transport [Evidence IGI] [PMID 16204239]; GO_process: GO:0055085 - transmembrane transport [Evidence IEA]; GO_process: GO:0006810 - transport [Evidence IEA]) has translation MCVTACVMLKPRLEPRKSGPLIDYASFKDFPFIFATLAFFFGYMGMYIPIYYIQNYALKINVDQNLAMYFVTILNAGSTLGRILPSYVADKVGPLNALFPCMVIATLLIYCWIAIKNRSGLIAFAVLDGFFTGTFVSLPPACISYLTPDMSLIGTRIGMSFFVAAFGALAGAPVAGALLTRDHGNYLYAQLFSGTCMALCSSCVLASILANRIRPPARPVSPQDTEADPKLNEIGNEEENDYFNKVSASEIPVADGQKSE, from the coding sequence ATGTGTGTAACAGCTTGCGTCATGCTGAAGCCAAGACTTGAACCACGGAAGTCGGGCCCCTTGATAGACTATGCTTCGTTCAAAGATTTTCCATTTATCTTTGCAACCttggcattttttttcggATATATGGGAATGTATATTCCAATTTACTATATTCAGAACTATGCTCTCAAGATTAACGTTGATCAAAACCTGGCCATGTATTTCGTTACCATTTTGAACGCCGGATCAACTTTAGGAAGAATTCTTCCCAGTTACGTTGCTGATAAAGTTGGGCCACTTAATGCACTTTTCCCTTGTATGGTTATAGCAACCCTACTTATATATTGCTGGATCGCAATAAAAAACCGTTCAGGGCTCATTGCATTTGCAGTCCTAGATGGATTCTTCACTGGAACTTTTGTATCATTACCACCGGCATGTATATCGTACCTCACGCCCGATATGAGTTTAATTGGTACCAGAATCGGCatgtctttttttgttgctgCCTTTGGTGCATTAGCTGGTGCTCCTGTTGCAGGAGCTCTTTTGACTCGAGACCACGGGAATTATCTATATGCACAGCTTTTCTCCGGTACCTGCATGGCTCTGTGCAGCTCATGCGTGTTAGCGTCCATTTTGGCTAACAGGATTCGGCCGCCGGCTAGGCCAGTCTCTCCCCAAGACACTGAAGCTGATCCGAAACTTAATGAAATTGGTAATGAAGAGGAGAATGATTATTTCAATAAAGTCAGCGCTTCAGAAATACctgttgctgatggtcAAAAGTCAGAGTAA